ATTCATTATCCATTGAAACCATTATTAAGCAAGACTACAAAGCCATTTATCATTTATGTCCTAATTATATTGGTCATCAGTATTCCCGTGTACTATTTTGTTGTGGATACCATTTGGAAAGGGGAGCTGGATGAGCATAATGTGACTATAGCGGAAAAAACGGCTTATGAATTCAATAATTTAAAGCTTTCAGACCAGGAATTGGAAAAGAGTATTATACTTTGGAACCAAATTCAGCCGGGAACAGATATTGAAAGATTACCACTAAATAATTTAAAAAAAGATAGCTTTTTCACGGTTGAAAAGCAGAAAACTTTTGCTTCAAAACCGGAAATAGAAAGATACCGATGTTTGAAAAAAGTGGTTTATATCAACCATCAACCCTTTCTCTTTACCATAGAAACCAATATTGAAGAATCTCAGGAAACCGTTGCAGCTATTGCTTTAATCACTGTTTTTTTCTTCATTCTTATTGTTGTTGGTTTATTGGTTTTAAATAAAAAACTTTCGAATTCCATATGGGAGCCATTCCGGAATACGCTTGATAAGCTGAAGACATTCAATCTCAACAGCCAGACGAAAATTGAATTTGATGAAACAGATACGGCGGAATTTGAAGAACTCAACCATTCTTTAAGCAAATTGATAGAGCATAATGTCTCAGCTTTTAAAACACAAAAAGAATTTACTGAAAATGCTTCCCATGAACTGCAGACTCCTCTGGCGATCCTAAAAAATAAACTGGATATTTTACTGCAAAGTGAAGGTCTCACTGAAAAACAATACCTTATTGCTGAGGAAATGAACAGGGCTTTAAACAGAAGTTCAAGGATTAATAAAAACCTTTTACTGCTGGCTAAAATTGATAATCATCAGTTTGACAATTCAGAAACCATTCAGTTTGACGGATTGCTGCATCAGAGTATGGAAATGCTTGACGAACATTTTGTACAAAAAAATATTTCGGTGACTGAAAATATATCTCCTGATGTTAAGGTGAAAGGCAATAGCAGTTTGGCGGAAATTCTCATTAATAATCTCATTTTAAATGCCATTCGCCATACTTCATCTGATGGAACGATATCAGTAAAATTGACAGATTCTTTTTTTGAAGTTTCCAATTCCGGAACAGAAAAACTGAATACGGATCTGCTGTTCAAAAGATTTTCAAAACTATCAGCTGATAACAGTGGAA
The Chryseobacterium sp. W4I1 DNA segment above includes these coding regions:
- a CDS encoding HAMP domain-containing sensor histidine kinase: MKPLLSKTTKPFIIYVLIILVISIPVYYFVVDTIWKGELDEHNVTIAEKTAYEFNNLKLSDQELEKSIILWNQIQPGTDIERLPLNNLKKDSFFTVEKQKTFASKPEIERYRCLKKVVYINHQPFLFTIETNIEESQETVAAIALITVFFFILIVVGLLVLNKKLSNSIWEPFRNTLDKLKTFNLNSQTKIEFDETDTAEFEELNHSLSKLIEHNVSAFKTQKEFTENASHELQTPLAILKNKLDILLQSEGLTEKQYLIAEEMNRALNRSSRINKNLLLLAKIDNHQFDNSETIQFDGLLHQSMEMLDEHFVQKNISVTENISPDVKVKGNSSLAEILINNLILNAIRHTSSDGTISVKLTDSFFEVSNSGTEKLNTDLLFKRFSKLSADNSGSGLGLAIINEICKFQKWTITYRFENGHHVFSIGL